A genomic region of Colletotrichum destructivum chromosome 5, complete sequence contains the following coding sequences:
- a CDS encoding Putative ribonuclease III domain, helicase, dicer dimerization domain-containing protein — protein sequence MERCNDQRVDDPLPTSIHSIDSEAGSTPRLLAPLTPSQLNQKPKLTAFPSSSGESSPTDLLTTLVSQASVSNDDLEAQAGDEKSGTNDGEDDNDDDDYDEYLRWSLNPERHRKVSEKKRRDHALFQSWIKSNQSKVLDEASKTSKEQKPGSVAHLMKLESERFKIIQTPREYQIELFEKAKKKNTIVVLDTGSGKTLIAGLLLRHILEKEIEDRAAGKLKRIAFFLVDKVSLVFQQHAVLDCNLEHPVGRFCGDMVDEMWSREFWTQQFEENMVIVCTAAILQKCLTHSYIRMNQINLLVFDEAHHTKKNHPYARIIKDFYIKEPAKEMRPRILGMTASPVDAQTDVKIATAQLECLLHSEIATVSEESLYSNSTARNIREIEVHYSSLPVPYETKLYQKVSALVGCNPHFSKELSFAKAATSSLGPWAADRFWQLFLTDETILRLAHRTDMTYSGLKSNDKETAAVQKLRDVIQGHEFNSATPTLDQVSIKVLRLWEELKLRFTKGPGYRCIVFVEMRLTAVLLADLFEQEGIKLQYLSPAMLVGSQTATGLANMSFKQQVLAIHKFRQAEVNCLFATQVAEEGLDIPDCNLVMRFDLYKSVIQYIQSKGRARRQDSEYLSFIEGGNGRQARVVLQATYDQNVLRRFCNELPEDKKIMGFDISASVLKGDLHYKTYLIKSTGAMLTWTSSLEVLANFASSLRQFNDEVLAPEYVVINQGQNFIAEVQLPAKSPIMHMTGFPHSNMKAARCSAAFEMCKELIKKKYIDHNLHPVFIRKLPAMRNARLAVSANKKSEYKMRTKPEVWSRLGPFDQLYVSALVLATPSAVGRDSKPLLLLTREKLPDLPVIPLCFGNEQQSEAFVVSLPTPIRISEIESELLKTFTFRIFKDVFSKEYEAHTQNVPYFLAPTRCHHSGGLKRADATTLIDWDHLCTTKDVEYLEWEDGTGDEFFNQKLVIDPSAGSRKFYLRGIRKDMKPMDLVPEGVPDPGHRAWRDPALEKNIKEYSVSLWAKTRTKRTWRDTQPVVEAEVVSLRRNLLDDFVEVAAGVSKICYLILEPMRVSTLPIDTVVMAFAFPALIHRIDSVMIALDACKLLELNIRPDLALEAVTKDSDNSDEHDKEKIKFQSGMGKNYERLEFLGDCFLKMATTIAVFTENPDSTEFGYHVDRMLLICNQNLFNKAVDRNLPEYVRSKSFDRRSWYPSGLRLIRGKEGSVNHRHALADKSVADVCEALIGAAYLTYADTSDFEMAIRAVTAVVKNKNHLMTSWGDYYAAYTPPAWQFADPTPMQKELARQIKDKLGYEFKSPALLRSAFKHPSYPRAYENLPDYQRLEFLGDALLDMVCVDFLFHKFPDADPQWLTEHKTAMVSNQFLASLCVKLGLHKHVLSGHASLLNQTHDFVVSLESAKKDGEADGTFTQAYWIHVQHAPKYLSDVVEAYIGAIFIDSGYDYSQVRVFFDTHIRPFFTDMALYDSFASRHPVTNLTHILQDGFGCQEWRLMVSEVAPTVEEGGAAAITSSQILCGVVLHGQIYFHAAAASGRYAKIAAAKAAIEQLGDMAVETFRKEFGCDCEAQKGEHAIADHGTAI from the exons GCACACCTGATGAAGCTGGAGAGCGAAAGGTTCAAGATCATCCAAACCCCACGAGAATATCAAATTGAGCTTTTCGAGAAAGCCAAGAAAAAGAACACCATCGTGGTCTTGGATACCGGATCCGGAAAGACTCTAATCGCAGGTTTGCTGCTTCGTCACATCCTCGAAAAGGAGATTGAAGATCGCGCAGCCGGAAAGCTTAAGCGGATTGCCTTCTTCCTG GTGGACAAGGTGTCTCTCGTCTTTCAGCAGCATGCAGTCCTCGATTGCAACCTGGAGCACCCAGTCGGTCGTTTCTGCGGTGACATGGTTGACGAGATGTGGTCCCGCGAGTTCTGGACCCAGCAATTTGAAGAGAACATGGTCATCGTCTGCACCGCGGCCATTCTACAGAAATGTCTGACCCACTCATACATCCGCATGAACCAGATCAACCTTCTTGTCTTCGATGAGGCCCATCATACGAAGAAGAACCATCCGTACGCTCGCATCATCAAGGACTTCTACATCAAGGAGCCTGCCAAAGAAATGAGACCTAGAATCCTCGGTATGACGGCCTCCCCTGTCGATGCTCAGACGGACGTCAAGATTGCTACCGCTCAGCTTGAATGTCTTCTTCACAGCGAAATTGCAACCGTGTCCGAGGAGTCACTCTATAGCAACTCCACCGCTCGAAACATAAGGGAAATCGAGGTTCATTATAGCAGTCTCCCTGTTCCTTACGAGACCAAGCTGTACCAGAAAGTCAGCGCTCTTGTGGGCTGCAATCCGCACTTCAGTAAAGAGCTTTCTTTTGCAAAGGCTGCAACCTCGTCACTCGGCCCTTGGGCGGCAGATCGCTTCTGGCAGCTGTTTCTGACAGACGAGACAATTTTGCGGCTCGCACACAGGACCGACATGACCTACTCCGGCCTCAAATCCAACGACAAAGAGACTGCAGCAGTTCAGAAGCTTCGAGATGTCATCCAGGGCCACGAGTTCAACTCTGCCACTCCGACTCTGGATCAGGTATCTATCAAGGTCCTTAGGCTATGGGAAGAGCTAAAACTCCGCTTCACGAAAGGTCCGGGGTATCGTTGCATTGTCTTCGTAGAGATGAGACTCACAGCCGTGCTACTTGCGGATCTTTTTGAGCAGGAGGGCATCAAACTCCAATATCTCAGCCCGGCAATGCTAGTCGGCAGCCAGACAGCTACGGGACTTGCAAACATGTCATTCAAGCAACAGGTCTTGGCCATCCACAAGTTCAGGCAAGCGGAAGTCAACTGTCTCTTCGCTACCCAGGTCGCCGAAGAAGGGCTCGACATACCCGACTGCAACCTCGTCATGCGATTCGACCTTTACAAATCAGTGATTCAGTACATTCAATCAAAAGGGCGCGCCAGACGTCAGGACTCAGAGTACCTCTCATTCatcgagggcggcaacggAAGACAAGCTCGCGTGGTACTCCAGGCCACGTACGATCAGAACGTTCTCCGTCGCTTTTGCAACGAATTGCCCGAAGACAAAAAGATCATGGGCTTCGATATCTCGGCCAGCGTTCTCAAAGGAGACCTGCACTACAAAACCTACCTCATCAAGTCCACCGGCGCGATGCTGACATGGACATCTAGTCTCGAGGTGCTGGCCAACTTCGCCTCCTCGTTACGCCAATTCAATGACGAGGTCTTGGCGCCCGAATACGTGGTTATAAACCAGGGACAGAACTTCATTGCAGAGGTTCAGTTACCAGCAAAGTCTCCGATCATGCATATGACAGGGTTCCCACACAGTAACATGAAGGCAGCCCGCTGCTCTGCTGCGTTCGAAATGTGCAAGGAGCTGATCAAGAAGAAGTACATTGATCACAACTTACATCCGGTGTTCATCAGGAAACTTCCTGCCATGCGAAATGCTCGTCTCGCCGTCAGTGCCAACAAGAAGTCGGAGTACAAGATGAGAACCAAGCCAGAGGTCTGGTCTCGTCTTGGCCCTTTCGACCAACTCTACGTCAGTGCTTTGGTCCTCGCAACCCCCAGTGCTGTGGGTAGAGATTCCAAACCGCTGTTACTACTCACCAGAGAAAAGCTACCGGATCTTCCGGTAATTCCACTGTGTTTCGGAAATGAACAACAATCAGAAGCCTTTGTCGTGTCCCTTCCGACTCCTATTCGGATTTCCGAAATCGAGTCAGAGCTCTTGAAGACATTCACTTTCCGCATCTTCAAGGACGTATTCAGCAAGGAGTACGAGGCGCATACTCAGAATGTTCCTTACTTTCTCGCCCCAACCCGGTGCCACCATTCTGGTGGCCTGAAGAGAGCAGATGCGACTACTTTGATTGATTGGGATCATTTATGCACCACAAAGGACGTGGAGTATCTGGAATGGGAAGACGGCACTGGAGATGAATTTTTCAATCAAAAACTCGTCATCGATCCTTCTGCGGGTTCTCGGAAGTTCTACTTGCGGGGAATTCGTAAAGATATGAAACCAATGGACCTGGTCCCAGAGGGCGTGCCCGATCCTGGTCACAGAGCCTGGCGTGATCCGGCGCTGGAGAAGAACATCAAGGAGTACAGCGTGAGCCTGTGGGCAAAGACCCGAACGAAAAGAACGTGGAGAGATACTCAGCCTGTGGTTGAAGCCGAAGTCGTTTCGCTGAGGCGAAATCTCCTTGACGACTTTGTAGAGGTCGCGGCCGGGGTGTCCAAAATATGCTACCTTATTTTGGAGCCCATGAGAGTGTCAACT CTCCCAATCGACACGGTTGTCATGGCGTTCGCTTTTCCCGCGCTCATCCACCGCATTGATTCGGTCATGATTGCCCTAGATGCATGCAAGCTTCTAGAACTCAACATCCGGCCCGATCTGGCTCTCGAGGCCGTTACAAAAGACTCGGACAACAGCGATGAGCATGACAAAGAGAAGATAAAATTTCAAAGCGGGATGGGGAAAAATTACGAACGACTGGAGTTTCTCGGGGACTGTTTTTTGAAGATGGCCACAACGATCGCCGTCTTCACTGAAAACCCGGACAGCACCGAGTTCGGGTACCATGTTGATCGGATGCTCTTGATCTGCAACCAGAACCTCTTCAATAAGGCCGTGGACAGAAATTTGCCAGAATATGTGCGTTCGAAGTCATTCGATCGTCGCAGCTGGTATCCGTCAGGACTGCGCCTCATCCGAGGCAAAGAGGGTTCAGTGAACCATAGGCACGCTCTGGCAGACAAATCTGTCGCCGACGTCTGTGAGGCTCTCATCGGCGCTGCATACTTGACGTACGCAGATACCAGTGACTTCGAAATGGCGATAAGGGCCGTCACTGCTGTGGTCAAGAACAAGAATCACCTCATGACGTCGTGGGGAGATTACTACGCCGCCTACACCCCTCCCGCGTGGCAATTCGCAGATCCGACTCCCATGCAGAAGGAATTGGCGCGTCAAATTAAGGACAAGTTGGGGTACGAGTTCAAGTCTCCTGCGCTCCTCCGGAGTGCCTTTAAACATCCGTCATATCCCCGGGCATACGAGAATCTGCCCGACTACCAGCGTCTGGAGTTCCTTGGTGACGCCCTGCTTGACATGGTTTGCGTGGACTTTCTCTTCCACAAGTTCCCGGATGCTGATCCTCAGTGGCTCACGGAGCACAAGACAGCCATGGTCAGCAATCAATTCCTGGCAAGTCTTTGCGTCAAGCTTGGCCTTCACAAGCACGTCCTATCTGGTCACGCGTCGCTGCTGAATCAGACCCATGACTTTGTCGTCTCGCTTGAGAGCGCCAAGAAAGACGGGGAAGCTGACGGGACATTCACGCAAGCTTACTGGATCCATGTTCAGCACGCGCCCAAGTATCTTTccgacgtcgtcgaagccTACATTggcgccatcttcatcgacTCGGGCTACGATTACAGCCAAGTCCGCGTATTTTTCGACACGCACATCCGGCCTTTCTTCACGGACATGGCGCTATACGATTCTTTCGCCAGCCGTCACCCGGTCACGAACCTCACCCACATCCTGCAAGACGGCTTTGGATGTCAGGAGTGGCGCCTGATGGTTAGCGAAGTCGCGCCAACCGTCGAAGAGGGcggagccgccgccatcaccagTTCCCAGATTCTCTGCGGCGTCGTACTGCACGGGCAAATCTACTTtcacgcggcggcggctagTGGAAGATATGCCAAGATCGCGgccgcgaaggcggcgatcGAACAGTTGGGTGATATGGCGGTGGAGACCTTCAGGAAGGAATTTGGGTGCGACTGCGAGGCCCAGAAGGGCGAGCATGCCATTGCGGACCATGGTA